A stretch of Megalobrama amblycephala isolate DHTTF-2021 linkage group LG14, ASM1881202v1, whole genome shotgun sequence DNA encodes these proteins:
- the LOC125245506 gene encoding sialic acid-binding Ig-like lectin 13, whose protein sequence is MSVAEKVCVFVFLLQGVCCRQNSISLPEKIEALSGSCVIIKCTFEIEENMDKYLTESDATGLWLKDGTNMNNNQVFNSRDPNNRFKGEITGKLHEKNCTTVFYDVGSNHNGKYYFRIESGALKYTFYMNTSTINVIGE, encoded by the exons ATGAGTGTAGCTGAGAAagtctgtgtttttgtctttctctTACAAG GTGTTTGCTGTAGACAGAACAGCATCAGTCTGCCAGAGAAGATTGAAGCTCTCAGTGGATCATGTGTGATCATAAAGTGCACATTTGAGATTGAGGAAAACATGGACAAATACCTCACTGAGAGTGATGCTACAGGATTGTGGCTCAAAGATGGAACTAATATGAATAACAATCAAGTGTTTAACTCCAGAGATCCCAATAATCGCTTTAAAGGGGAAATAACTGGAAAACTACATGAGAAGAACTGCACCACTGTCTTTTATGATGTTGGTTCAAATcataatggtaaatattactTCAGGATTGAGAGTGGTGCTCTGAAATACACCTTCTACATGAACACCTCCACTATAAATGTCATTGGTGAGTGA